One stretch of Acidobacteriota bacterium DNA includes these proteins:
- a CDS encoding ECF-type sigma factor, with product MTTRGEITELLVGWSEGDHASREALMARIYGELQRLAASFLNRERGRVTLDTVGLVTEAYLRLVDQRRVDWRNRAHFFAIAGRIMRRIVVDRARRQRALRHGHGREHLALPDAGPLAVSSDPELVALDEALEALERRDPEQARVVELRFFGGLARREIATVLGLSSATVARRWRTARVWLLHYLSAGRGLEDVDGGAR from the coding sequence ATGACCACACGAGGCGAGATCACCGAGCTGCTGGTGGGTTGGAGCGAGGGTGATCACGCCTCCCGAGAAGCCCTGATGGCGCGCATCTATGGCGAGCTTCAGCGGCTGGCGGCGAGCTTTCTCAACCGGGAGCGTGGCCGCGTCACCCTCGACACGGTAGGCCTCGTCACCGAGGCCTACCTGCGTTTGGTCGATCAGCGGCGGGTCGATTGGCGCAACCGGGCCCACTTCTTCGCCATCGCCGGGCGCATCATGCGGCGCATCGTGGTCGATCGTGCGCGGCGTCAGCGGGCGTTGCGCCATGGCCACGGTCGCGAGCACTTGGCGCTACCCGATGCCGGACCTCTGGCGGTGTCCAGCGACCCCGAGCTGGTGGCCCTGGACGAGGCGCTGGAAGCCCTCGAACGGCGCGATCCGGAGCAGGCGCGGGTGGTCGAGCTGAGGTTCTTCGGCGGTCTGGCGAGGCGCGAGATCGCGACTGTCTTGGGGCTCTCTTCGGCCACCGTGGCGCGGCGCTGGCGCACCGCCCGAGTCTGGTTGTTGCACTACCTGAGCGCAGGCCGAGGACTCGAGGATGTGGACGGCGGAGCGCGATGA
- the pssA gene encoding CDP-diacylglycerol--serine O-phosphatidyltransferase, whose product MSQPSPARLFVPGVLTSANIVFGFLAMMAASDGRFDLAVYLLLGAIILDILDGRVARILKATSKFGQELDSFSDALSFGAAPAFLVQRSLFPELGSLGVAVSVSYLLAAVLRLARFNLTSDIHRKARRTLGVPTPIGAGYLMALVLMRDSVPMVISASIVALIAVLMVSRLPLPEVAMGRAVAFTLFVGLGTYIAMVLHPNWYTVGVWNLWNVVILVTARLTAERTPSAVV is encoded by the coding sequence GTGTCTCAACCGAGCCCAGCCCGTCTGTTCGTTCCCGGAGTGCTGACCTCGGCCAACATCGTCTTCGGGTTCCTGGCGATGATGGCCGCCAGCGATGGTCGCTTCGACCTCGCCGTCTACCTGTTGCTGGGAGCGATCATTCTCGACATCCTGGATGGCCGGGTGGCCCGCATTCTCAAGGCCACCAGCAAGTTCGGCCAGGAGCTCGACAGCTTCAGCGATGCCCTCAGCTTCGGTGCCGCACCGGCCTTCCTGGTGCAGCGCAGCCTGTTCCCGGAGCTCGGCTCGTTGGGGGTGGCGGTGAGCGTCAGCTACCTGTTGGCGGCGGTGTTGCGGTTGGCCCGCTTCAACCTGACGTCGGACATCCACCGCAAGGCTCGACGGACGCTCGGCGTGCCGACCCCGATCGGCGCCGGATATCTGATGGCCCTGGTGTTGATGCGCGATTCGGTGCCGATGGTGATCTCGGCGTCGATCGTGGCGTTGATCGCGGTGCTGATGGTGTCGCGCTTGCCCTTGCCCGAGGTCGCTATGGGGCGGGCCGTCGCTTTCACCCTGTTCGTCGGTCTCGGCACCTACATTGCGATGGTCTTGCACCCGAACTGGTACACGGTGGGGGTTTGGAACCTGTGGAACGTGGTGATCTTGGTCACCGCGAGGCTGACCGCCGAGCGCACCCCTTCGGCGGTCGTGTAG
- a CDS encoding DUF1579 family protein, with product MVRLALSALLAALVALPAVAQPAAMTADEIIAKHIAAKGGEAALAGLEGLLLEGTYTAFSEPNSFKLWRQRPSSLRFEYSMMEAPVIDAFDGQGAWNHNPLSGVDWPIASTPPDLAAVRAIADFDTPLIGYQAKGHRIKDLQREDLDGQDTWRFDLEMAYGGEETWFLDAATFLEAGALLPMVDFGRPHRGRAYFSDFRPVGGVQIAHLVEAEFFIRHRLLEVATAVANPEIPNGAFNLPRPEEMLALADLTGDWQVEVETRPYPGADWQKAETTSAIRSRLDGGLLEEAIVLQLDGRAYSGVRSLSWDRFRERYSLSVIDNQSGHLNLQVGSRDEEDKIVLDDLATESAIGTERPTYSRTTYYEVTPDSFKVDLATSNDAGENWFHHVRLTYRRADAE from the coding sequence GTGGTTAGGCTCGCCCTCTCGGCGCTGCTCGCCGCGCTGGTGGCGCTGCCGGCGGTCGCCCAGCCGGCGGCGATGACCGCCGACGAGATCATCGCCAAGCACATCGCAGCCAAGGGTGGCGAGGCCGCTCTGGCAGGCCTCGAGGGGCTGCTCCTCGAGGGCACCTACACCGCCTTCAGCGAGCCCAATTCCTTCAAGCTTTGGCGCCAGCGACCGAGCTCGCTGCGCTTCGAATACAGCATGATGGAGGCGCCGGTAATCGATGCCTTCGACGGGCAAGGGGCCTGGAACCACAACCCCCTGAGCGGCGTCGACTGGCCGATCGCCTCGACGCCGCCGGACCTCGCCGCCGTGCGCGCCATCGCCGACTTCGACACCCCGCTGATCGGCTACCAGGCCAAGGGTCACCGCATCAAAGACCTGCAGCGCGAGGATCTCGACGGTCAAGACACCTGGCGTTTCGATCTCGAAATGGCCTACGGCGGTGAGGAGACCTGGTTCCTCGATGCCGCCACCTTCCTCGAAGCCGGTGCCCTGCTGCCGATGGTCGACTTCGGTCGTCCACACCGGGGACGGGCCTACTTCTCCGACTTCCGACCGGTGGGCGGCGTCCAGATTGCGCACCTGGTGGAGGCGGAGTTCTTCATTCGCCACCGTCTGCTCGAGGTCGCCACGGCGGTCGCCAACCCGGAAATTCCCAACGGCGCCTTCAACCTGCCCCGTCCGGAGGAAATGCTGGCCCTCGCCGACCTCACCGGCGACTGGCAGGTCGAGGTCGAGACCAGGCCCTACCCGGGAGCCGACTGGCAGAAAGCCGAGACCACCTCGGCCATCCGGTCGCGCCTCGACGGCGGCCTGCTGGAAGAGGCGATCGTCCTGCAGCTCGACGGCCGCGCCTACTCCGGTGTCCGCTCCCTGAGCTGGGACCGCTTCCGCGAACGCTACTCGCTGAGCGTGATCGACAACCAGAGCGGTCACCTCAACCTGCAGGTCGGCAGCCGCGACGAGGAGGACAAGATCGTCCTCGACGACCTGGCCACCGAATCGGCGATCGGCACCGAGAGGCCGACCTACAGCCGCACCACCTACTACGAGGTGACGCCGGACTCCTTCAAGGTCGACCTGGCGACCTCGAACGACGCCGGAGAGAACTGGTTCCACCACGTCCGCTTGACCTATCGGCGAGCCGACGCCGAGTGA
- a CDS encoding deoxyhypusine synthase family protein, translating into MSRKLHDGREDGLEPLEALDVERIESFSDLLEGMSKTAFAGRRLGEAFGVLRAMVEDPDCTIVVTLSGAMTIAKMGRVLCTMIDHGMADLIVSTGALMAHGLSEAIGGVHYKHDPTHSDEQLYEWGYNRVYDTLEMEANLSQAERLIADVLADWDPAESLSSHALHRAMGRRLADHDLLPSVLGNAYRAGVPVYVPAFTDSELGLDVATHALRSSYRPGAEQDLDAFFSQAPPAFNPFLDLLDFTRRISQAKRLGIFTIGGGVPRNWAQQIAPFLDILNLRLGSEMPLPRYRYAVRICPEPVHWGGLSGCTYSEGVSWGKFLSPEEGGQFSEVHCDATIGWPLLVRAVLESQGA; encoded by the coding sequence ATGAGCCGCAAGCTCCACGATGGACGGGAGGACGGCCTCGAGCCCCTCGAGGCCCTCGACGTCGAGCGCATCGAGAGTTTCTCGGACCTGCTCGAGGGCATGTCGAAGACCGCCTTCGCCGGGCGCCGTCTGGGGGAGGCCTTCGGCGTGCTGCGGGCGATGGTGGAGGACCCCGACTGCACCATCGTGGTCACCCTCTCGGGCGCCATGACCATCGCCAAGATGGGCCGCGTGCTGTGCACCATGATCGATCACGGCATGGCCGATCTGATCGTCTCCACCGGCGCCCTGATGGCCCACGGCCTTTCCGAAGCGATCGGCGGTGTGCACTACAAGCACGACCCGACGCACAGCGACGAGCAGCTTTACGAATGGGGTTACAACCGGGTCTACGACACCCTCGAGATGGAGGCCAATCTCAGCCAGGCGGAGCGCTTGATCGCCGACGTGCTGGCGGACTGGGACCCCGCCGAATCCCTGTCGTCCCACGCCCTCCACCGAGCCATGGGCCGACGTCTGGCGGATCACGACCTGCTGCCGAGCGTGTTGGGCAACGCCTACCGCGCCGGCGTCCCGGTCTACGTGCCGGCCTTCACCGATTCGGAGCTCGGCCTCGATGTCGCCACCCACGCCCTGCGGAGCTCCTACCGACCCGGAGCCGAGCAAGACCTCGACGCCTTCTTCTCGCAGGCGCCGCCGGCCTTCAATCCCTTCCTCGACCTGCTCGACTTCACCCGCCGCATTTCGCAGGCCAAGCGACTCGGCATCTTCACCATCGGCGGCGGCGTGCCCCGCAACTGGGCCCAGCAGATCGCGCCGTTCCTCGACATTCTCAACCTGCGACTGGGTTCCGAGATGCCGCTTCCGCGCTACCGTTACGCGGTACGCATCTGCCCCGAGCCGGTGCACTGGGGCGGCCTCAGCGGCTGTACCTACTCGGAAGGGGTCTCCTGGGGCAAGTTCCTCAGCCCGGAGGAGGGCGGCCAGTTCTCCGAAGTGCACTGCGACGCCACCATCGGCTGGCCGCTCTTGGTGCGGGCGGTGTTGGAGTCTCAGGGCGCCTGA
- a CDS encoding macro domain-containing protein, which yields MLNLENTQLEILEGDLTEVEVDAIVNAANEDLQLGSGVAGAIREKGGPSIQQECNRIGHTPVGTAVMTGAGNLSAKQVIHAVGPRMGEGDEDRKLASAVRAALALADRNGLKTIALPAISTGVFGFPVNRAARILLTEVHRYLQGGTKLDKVVLVLFDDETFQIFRRELRRGFR from the coding sequence TTGCTGAATCTTGAAAATACTCAGCTGGAGATCCTGGAAGGCGATCTGACCGAGGTCGAGGTCGACGCGATCGTCAATGCCGCCAACGAAGATCTCCAGCTCGGCTCGGGTGTCGCCGGGGCGATTCGCGAGAAGGGCGGCCCGTCGATTCAACAGGAGTGCAACCGCATCGGCCACACGCCGGTGGGTACCGCCGTGATGACCGGCGCCGGCAACCTGAGCGCCAAGCAGGTGATCCATGCGGTGGGTCCACGGATGGGTGAAGGAGACGAGGATCGCAAGCTGGCCTCGGCGGTTCGTGCGGCCCTCGCCTTGGCCGATCGCAACGGTCTCAAGACCATCGCGCTGCCGGCCATTTCCACCGGCGTCTTCGGTTTTCCGGTGAATCGCGCGGCGCGCATTCTGCTCACCGAGGTCCATCGCTACCTCCAGGGCGGTACCAAGCTCGACAAGGTCGTGCTGGTGCTGTTCGACGACGAGACCTTCCAGATCTTCCGTCGCGAGCTGCGGCGCGGCTTCCGCTAG
- a CDS encoding serine/threonine-protein kinase, which yields MSSDRLRRLNDLFLRALDRPVEERSAFLEGEAGEDAELRQAVAHMLALDSESRTLLDRPLVEEGWKARSIAGELPPLAAGQRLGPYRLIRQLGEGGMGLVFLAERDDQGFERRVALKVLRSGLQGDEMARRLRRERQILADLEHPHIARLLDGGATADGLPYLVMERVDGLPIDRFCDHHRLDLRQRVDLLLEVARAVHFAHQNLVVHRDLKPANILVQADGTPKLLDFGIAKLLAPSPAPDTATLLRILTPDYASPEQIRGGRITVASDVYSLGVVLYHLLTGVLPFDFGERSFEVIDRTLRERLPEPPSQRFSGGSAASLAARCAARRGDPAALRRQLQGDLEAIVLRALRSEPAQRYGSIERLVEDLERWRLGFPVQARRGSRLYRVGKFLRRHRLASAAVSGALVTLVVFSLVVAVMAMRLARERDRGVEIQHFLEEVFALADPGVGGGESWTVREALDRGALRLEGRLQEQPETRAELLQVIGKIYNNLGQSQQAGEVLERALTLRRELYGEGSAEVAATRSAWSQALLGLGRFDEAEAEARRAVELLQAASGERDPGLAEALNGLVSVLCHRSRFAEAAEPSERALALARGASPLVELQAVNNRAVVMRGLGDYERAATFYREGLAASRRLFGERHPLVLRLLGNLATVERRQGHYGAAVDHYRQGLEVSQQLFGADHRSQANLRSGLAVALGALQDEGAEEAYEAALASLETHYPAAFGQTLRIHAYFATFLLDRGRAAEAEALLAPRLVAWSRERPSDDVFVALVENTLGACAADRGRWSEAEALLLRSFEIIRAKDSGKREHARLARQRLVSLYQALDRPELVERYRQASLESETGPAAATGEG from the coding sequence ATGAGCTCCGACCGGTTGCGGCGCCTGAACGATCTCTTCCTGCGCGCCCTCGATCGGCCGGTCGAGGAGCGCAGCGCGTTTCTCGAGGGCGAAGCCGGCGAGGACGCCGAGCTGCGCCAGGCGGTGGCCCACATGCTGGCGCTCGATTCCGAATCCCGTACGCTGCTCGATCGACCGCTGGTGGAGGAGGGCTGGAAGGCGCGGTCCATCGCTGGCGAGCTGCCGCCCCTCGCCGCCGGCCAGCGGCTCGGCCCCTATCGCCTGATTCGCCAGCTCGGCGAAGGTGGCATGGGCCTGGTCTTTCTGGCCGAGCGGGACGATCAGGGTTTCGAGCGGCGGGTCGCCCTCAAGGTGCTGCGGTCCGGCCTGCAGGGGGACGAGATGGCCCGTCGCCTGCGCCGCGAGCGCCAGATCCTGGCCGATCTCGAACATCCCCACATCGCCCGTTTGCTCGACGGCGGAGCCACTGCCGACGGCCTCCCCTACCTGGTGATGGAGCGGGTGGACGGCCTGCCCATCGACCGCTTCTGTGACCACCACCGCCTCGATCTGCGGCAGCGGGTCGATCTCCTTTTGGAGGTCGCCCGGGCAGTTCACTTCGCTCATCAGAACCTTGTGGTGCATCGCGATCTCAAGCCCGCCAACATCCTGGTGCAGGCGGATGGGACGCCCAAGCTGCTCGACTTCGGCATCGCCAAGCTGCTGGCCCCTTCGCCGGCGCCGGACACGGCGACGCTGCTGCGAATCCTGACCCCGGACTACGCCAGCCCGGAGCAGATTCGCGGTGGTCGCATCACCGTCGCCTCGGACGTCTACTCGCTGGGAGTCGTCCTCTACCACTTGCTTACCGGTGTTCTGCCCTTCGACTTCGGCGAGCGCAGCTTCGAGGTCATCGACCGCACCCTGCGCGAACGACTACCGGAGCCGCCGAGCCAGCGATTCTCGGGGGGATCGGCGGCGTCGCTGGCGGCGCGGTGCGCGGCCCGGCGGGGTGATCCTGCAGCCCTGCGTCGGCAACTCCAGGGGGATCTCGAGGCGATCGTGTTGCGAGCCCTGCGCAGCGAGCCGGCGCAGCGCTATGGCTCCATCGAGCGGCTGGTCGAAGACCTCGAGCGCTGGCGCCTCGGCTTTCCGGTGCAGGCCCGCCGCGGTAGCCGTCTCTATCGGGTGGGCAAATTCCTGCGCCGCCATCGCCTGGCCTCGGCGGCGGTGAGCGGTGCGCTGGTCACCCTGGTGGTGTTCTCGCTGGTGGTCGCGGTGATGGCGATGCGCTTGGCCCGCGAGCGGGATCGCGGGGTCGAGATCCAGCACTTCTTGGAGGAGGTCTTCGCCCTCGCCGACCCGGGCGTCGGCGGCGGCGAGAGCTGGACCGTTCGTGAGGCCCTCGATCGTGGCGCGCTGCGCCTCGAAGGGCGCCTCCAGGAGCAGCCCGAAACCCGCGCCGAGCTGCTCCAGGTGATCGGCAAGATCTACAACAATCTCGGTCAGTCACAGCAGGCTGGCGAAGTGCTGGAGCGGGCTCTGACGCTGCGTCGTGAGCTCTACGGCGAGGGCAGCGCTGAGGTGGCGGCGACGCGCTCGGCGTGGAGCCAGGCGCTGCTCGGTCTCGGCCGTTTCGACGAAGCGGAAGCCGAGGCGAGACGGGCGGTGGAGCTGCTGCAGGCCGCCTCCGGAGAGCGCGATCCGGGCTTGGCGGAGGCTCTCAACGGATTGGTTTCGGTGCTCTGCCATCGCAGTCGTTTCGCCGAGGCGGCGGAGCCGTCGGAGCGGGCCCTCGCCCTGGCGCGGGGCGCTTCGCCCTTGGTCGAGCTGCAGGCGGTGAACAACCGCGCCGTGGTGATGCGTGGCCTGGGCGACTACGAGCGCGCCGCGACCTTCTATCGCGAGGGTCTCGCCGCCAGCCGGCGGTTGTTCGGCGAGCGTCATCCCCTGGTGCTGCGACTGCTGGGAAACCTCGCCACCGTAGAGCGCCGACAAGGGCACTATGGCGCGGCCGTCGATCACTACCGCCAAGGGCTGGAAGTCTCGCAGCAGCTCTTCGGGGCCGACCATCGATCACAGGCCAATCTGCGCTCCGGCCTGGCGGTGGCGCTCGGAGCCTTGCAGGACGAGGGCGCCGAGGAGGCCTATGAAGCGGCGTTGGCCTCGCTCGAGACGCACTATCCAGCGGCCTTTGGTCAGACCTTGCGGATCCATGCCTATTTCGCCACCTTCCTCCTCGACCGTGGGCGGGCGGCGGAAGCCGAGGCCCTGCTGGCGCCGCGTCTGGTCGCCTGGTCACGGGAGCGTCCTTCGGACGATGTCTTCGTCGCCCTGGTCGAGAACACCCTCGGGGCGTGCGCTGCCGATCGCGGCCGCTGGAGCGAGGCGGAAGCCCTGCTGCTGCGCAGCTTCGAGATCATCCGGGCGAAGGACAGCGGCAAGCGCGAGCACGCCCGCCTGGCGCGGCAGCGCTTGGTCTCCCTTTATCAGGCGCTCGATCGGCCCGAGCTGGTCGAGCGCTACCGCCAGGCCTCTCTGGAGAGCGAGACCGGTCCGGCGGCGGCTACGGGGGAGGGGTAG
- a CDS encoding arginine--tRNA ligase, with product MLTALKKQLSRQLHDVIRELYDVDHPVVAELAPRRELGDLAFPAPLQLARTLKQAPRKTAQEILEAFQPPEIVERVEIAGAGYLNLFLDRREMAARLLENPVLAPADDGPDREKVVVEHTNINPNKAAHIGHLRNAVLGDSLVRTLRALGHRVEVQNYIDDTGVQLADVVVGFLDLEGRTLAEVEALPEPFDFHCWDLYSNVGRWYDEDPARRELRRQTLHALEEGSGERADMGRLVSRRIVHRHLKTMGRIGVDYDLLTMESEVLARDFFALAFERLKERGTILLEEAGKNSGCWVMPLSQSEEFAGLEDPDKVIVRSDGTVTYVGKDIAYQLWKFGLLGRDFRYRLWQQEGVWETVPDGADADGRFGGADRVINVIDNRQSYLQRIVKAGLEALGHQEQAQRSIHFAYEMVALSSATAQQLGYLAEGSDKALEMSGRKGIGVKADDLLDQLIAKGRDEIAKRNPEWSDDQLDDLAHQIATAALRFLMVKATTTRVIAFDLDEALSFEGETGPYLQYSAVRVKNIQRRLAAEELAAEVSAAEVRQGPAELWSDDLWDLAFDTLRIEEQVERVGGNLELSLLARHALDLAQKFSAFYHRSPILREEDPIARQTRLAAALIFQRGLETVCDLLGIPLPEQM from the coding sequence ATGCTGACGGCCCTCAAGAAACAACTCTCTCGACAGCTCCACGACGTCATTCGCGAGCTCTACGACGTCGACCACCCGGTGGTCGCCGAGCTCGCCCCCCGCCGGGAGCTGGGTGACCTCGCCTTCCCCGCCCCGCTACAGCTCGCCCGGACGCTGAAGCAGGCACCGCGCAAGACGGCCCAGGAAATCCTCGAGGCATTCCAGCCGCCGGAGATCGTCGAGCGGGTCGAAATCGCCGGAGCGGGCTACCTCAATCTCTTTCTCGACCGTCGAGAGATGGCCGCGCGCCTGCTCGAGAACCCGGTTCTCGCTCCCGCCGACGACGGCCCAGACCGGGAAAAGGTCGTGGTTGAGCACACCAATATTAACCCCAACAAAGCCGCCCACATAGGCCATCTGCGCAACGCCGTCCTGGGAGACTCGCTGGTGCGCACCCTGCGCGCCCTCGGCCATCGGGTCGAAGTGCAGAACTACATCGACGACACGGGCGTGCAGCTCGCCGACGTGGTGGTCGGCTTTCTCGATCTCGAGGGGCGCACCCTGGCAGAGGTCGAAGCCCTGCCGGAGCCCTTCGACTTCCACTGTTGGGACCTCTACAGCAACGTCGGCCGCTGGTACGACGAAGACCCCGCTCGGCGCGAGCTACGCCGCCAAACGCTCCATGCCCTCGAAGAGGGAAGCGGCGAGCGCGCCGACATGGGTCGCCTGGTGTCGCGGCGCATCGTCCATCGTCACCTCAAGACGATGGGGCGCATCGGCGTCGACTACGATCTGCTGACGATGGAGAGCGAGGTGCTGGCGCGGGACTTCTTCGCCCTCGCCTTCGAGCGCCTCAAGGAGCGCGGCACCATCTTGCTCGAGGAAGCAGGCAAGAATTCCGGTTGCTGGGTGATGCCGCTGTCCCAATCGGAAGAGTTCGCCGGTCTCGAAGACCCCGACAAGGTGATCGTGCGCTCCGACGGCACGGTGACCTACGTCGGCAAGGACATCGCCTATCAGCTCTGGAAGTTCGGCCTGTTGGGACGCGATTTCCGCTACCGCCTCTGGCAGCAGGAAGGGGTCTGGGAAACGGTTCCCGACGGCGCCGACGCCGACGGCCGATTCGGTGGCGCCGACCGCGTCATCAACGTCATCGACAATCGCCAGAGCTACCTGCAGCGCATCGTCAAGGCCGGACTCGAGGCCCTCGGCCATCAGGAGCAGGCGCAGCGCTCGATCCACTTCGCCTACGAGATGGTGGCGCTGTCCTCGGCCACCGCTCAGCAGCTCGGCTACCTCGCCGAGGGCTCCGACAAGGCCCTCGAGATGTCCGGCCGCAAGGGCATCGGCGTCAAGGCCGACGACCTGCTCGATCAGTTGATCGCCAAGGGTCGCGACGAGATCGCCAAGCGCAACCCGGAATGGAGCGACGATCAGCTCGACGACCTGGCGCACCAGATCGCCACCGCGGCGCTGCGCTTCCTGATGGTCAAGGCCACCACCACCCGGGTGATCGCCTTCGACCTCGACGAAGCCCTCAGCTTCGAGGGCGAGACCGGGCCTTACTTGCAGTACTCGGCGGTACGGGTCAAGAACATCCAGCGCCGTCTCGCCGCCGAAGAGCTGGCCGCCGAGGTCAGCGCCGCCGAAGTGCGCCAAGGACCTGCGGAGCTGTGGAGCGACGACCTCTGGGACCTGGCCTTCGACACGCTGCGGATCGAGGAGCAGGTGGAGCGAGTCGGCGGCAATCTCGAGCTCTCCCTGCTCGCCCGCCACGCCCTCGACCTGGCGCAGAAGTTCAGTGCCTTCTACCACCGCTCACCGATCTTGCGGGAGGAAGATCCGATCGCTCGCCAGACCCGCCTGGCGGCGGCGCTGATCTTCCAGCGCGGTCTCGAAACCGTTTGCGATCTGCTCGGCATTCCGCTGCCGGAGCAGATGTAG
- a CDS encoding PQQ-binding-like beta-propeller repeat protein gives MVKRQMLLVWGLAATVLVLAGTSEGAGWSQFRGADRSGVSNEKGLLKAWPEDGPKVLWRKSIGDGFATVTTHDKAVYVLAGDAENEYALRLDPASGDEVWRTVIGPMFEEAFGNGPRSTPVVDGDRLFALSSTGKLSALAIADGTVKWQIDVTETFGARVPQRGFCPSPIIEGDLLILEIGGSEQRAVVALEKTSGELRWANRESRGGGYSSPIAVTVDGVRQLIFVHSTAREISSISPEGEVLWTHEWPPGAIAMPVFVPPNRVMVSASADVGAVLLEISTEEGQTSVQEVWRNRVMKNHFSSSVHHDGFIYGFDNGTLKCIDAATGEQKWARRGFGKGTLIAADGLLFILGDRGQLALAEATPESYSEAGRWQAFKSKTWSAPALADGRLYLRDQQEIVCLEVAGG, from the coding sequence ATGGTGAAACGACAAATGCTCCTGGTCTGGGGCCTGGCGGCCACCGTGCTGGTGCTGGCAGGCACCAGCGAGGGTGCCGGCTGGAGCCAGTTCCGGGGTGCCGACCGCAGCGGCGTATCGAACGAGAAGGGACTCCTCAAGGCCTGGCCCGAAGACGGACCCAAGGTGCTGTGGCGCAAGTCCATCGGCGATGGCTTCGCCACCGTCACCACCCACGACAAGGCGGTCTACGTGCTCGCCGGCGACGCCGAGAACGAGTACGCCCTGCGCCTCGACCCGGCCTCCGGCGACGAGGTCTGGCGCACCGTCATCGGGCCGATGTTCGAGGAAGCCTTCGGCAATGGCCCGAGGTCGACGCCGGTGGTCGATGGCGACCGCCTCTTCGCTTTGTCCTCGACCGGCAAGCTGAGCGCTCTGGCGATCGCCGACGGCACCGTGAAGTGGCAGATCGACGTCACCGAGACCTTCGGAGCGCGAGTTCCGCAGCGTGGCTTCTGTCCCTCACCGATCATCGAAGGCGACCTCCTCATCCTCGAGATCGGCGGCAGCGAGCAACGCGCCGTGGTGGCCCTCGAAAAGACCTCCGGCGAGCTGCGCTGGGCCAACCGCGAGAGCCGCGGCGGCGGCTACTCGTCGCCCATCGCGGTGACCGTCGACGGCGTGCGCCAGCTCATCTTCGTCCACTCGACGGCGCGCGAGATCTCCAGCATCTCCCCAGAGGGCGAGGTGCTCTGGACCCACGAATGGCCGCCCGGAGCGATCGCCATGCCGGTCTTCGTGCCCCCCAATCGGGTGATGGTGTCGGCTTCCGCCGACGTCGGCGCCGTCCTGCTCGAGATCAGCACTGAAGAGGGCCAGACCTCGGTTCAGGAAGTGTGGCGCAATCGCGTCATGAAGAACCACTTCAGCTCGTCGGTACACCACGACGGCTTCATCTACGGCTTCGACAACGGCACCCTGAAGTGCATCGACGCCGCCACCGGCGAGCAAAAGTGGGCCCGCCGCGGCTTCGGCAAGGGCACCCTGATCGCCGCCGACGGCCTGCTCTTCATCCTCGGCGACCGCGGTCAGCTCGCCCTCGCCGAGGCGACTCCCGAGTCCTACAGCGAAGCCGGCCGCTGGCAGGCTTTCAAGAGCAAGACCTGGAGCGCCCCGGCCCTCGCCGATGGCCGCCTCTACCTGCGCGACCAGCAGGAGATCGTCTGCCTGGAGGTGGCCGGTGGTTAG
- a CDS encoding DUF1579 family protein, with protein MTNSRITLWLAMALLLISGAAVADHHEEAGGGNDMAQAMASAMALAQPGDCHKPLGAQVGQFNVKMKIYPGPGAPAIEADGTSEGAWILGGRFVETNYSATIMGQPFEGQGVEGFDNQTKEYTGTWRDTMGTYTLVFKGNCDGENKGRTMLTNMKDPMGNDLQNRGVTTATDTGYTYESYIITPDGGEFKNLELVATRK; from the coding sequence ATGACGAATTCCCGCATCACCCTGTGGCTGGCGATGGCCCTTTTGCTGATCTCCGGCGCGGCCGTGGCAGATCATCACGAGGAGGCCGGTGGTGGCAATGACATGGCGCAGGCGATGGCGTCCGCGATGGCCCTAGCTCAGCCCGGCGATTGCCACAAGCCCCTCGGCGCGCAGGTCGGCCAGTTCAACGTCAAGATGAAGATCTACCCGGGCCCCGGCGCTCCGGCGATCGAAGCCGACGGCACCTCCGAGGGTGCCTGGATTCTGGGCGGTCGTTTCGTCGAGACCAACTACTCGGCCACCATCATGGGCCAGCCCTTCGAGGGTCAGGGGGTCGAGGGTTTCGACAACCAGACCAAGGAGTACACCGGTACCTGGCGCGACACCATGGGCACCTACACGCTGGTCTTCAAGGGCAATTGCGACGGTGAGAACAAGGGTCGCACCATGCTCACCAACATGAAGGACCCGATGGGCAACGACCTGCAGAACCGTGGTGTCACCACCGCGACGGATACGGGCTACACCTACGAGTCCTACATCATCACGCCGGACGGCGGCGAGTTCAAGAATCTCGAGCTGGTCGCGACCCGCAAGTAG